Proteins from one Kineosporiaceae bacterium genomic window:
- a CDS encoding NADH-quinone oxidoreductase subunit C, which translates to MSDQTADTTPNSAAGATPGVPATTDATAEVIDTRTGMFGVHGSGDTSGYGGLVRTVTMPAPSPRPYGSYFDEVTDRLVTVLGEQAAGQAVEKVIVDRDELSLHVRREHLLAVLAALRDDPDLRFEMCVSVSGVHYPHDVGRELHGLYHLLSITHNRRVRLEVTCPDADPHLPSAVDLYPTADWHEREVWDFFGIIFDGHPALTRIEMPDDWPGHPQRKDYPLGGIPVEYKGASIPPPDTRRSYS; encoded by the coding sequence GTGAGCGACCAGACCGCTGACACCACCCCGAACAGCGCTGCCGGCGCGACGCCAGGTGTACCGGCAACCACCGACGCCACGGCCGAGGTGATCGACACCCGCACCGGCATGTTCGGCGTCCACGGGTCGGGTGACACCTCCGGCTACGGCGGTCTGGTGCGCACCGTGACGATGCCGGCGCCCTCGCCGCGGCCGTACGGCTCCTACTTCGACGAGGTCACCGACCGGCTGGTCACCGTGCTCGGTGAGCAGGCTGCCGGCCAGGCGGTCGAGAAGGTGATCGTCGACCGCGACGAGCTCTCGCTGCACGTGCGCCGCGAGCACCTGCTCGCCGTCCTCGCCGCGCTGCGCGACGACCCCGACCTGCGGTTCGAGATGTGCGTCAGCGTCAGCGGCGTCCACTATCCGCACGATGTCGGGCGCGAGCTGCACGGGCTGTACCACCTGCTCTCGATCACCCACAACCGTCGCGTCCGGCTCGAGGTCACCTGCCCGGACGCCGACCCGCACCTGCCCTCGGCGGTCGACCTCTACCCGACCGCGGACTGGCACGAGCGGGAGGTCTGGGACTTCTTCGGGATCATCTTCGACGGCCACCCGGCGCTCACTCGGATCGAGATGCCGGACGACTGGCCCGGTCACCCGCAGCGCAAGGACTACCCGCTGGGTGGCATCCCGGTGGAATACAAGGGTGCGAGTATCCCGCCGCCCGACACGAGGAGGTCGTACAGCTGA
- the nuoK gene encoding NADH-quinone oxidoreductase subunit NuoK, with amino-acid sequence MTLDWWLYLSAVLFSIGATTVLVRRNAIIVFMGVELMLNATNLAFVTFARMHGDISGQVIALFVMLVAAAEVVVGLAIIMTIFRTRRSASVDDANLLKY; translated from the coding sequence GTGACTCTCGACTGGTGGTTGTACCTGTCGGCGGTGCTGTTCTCGATCGGGGCCACGACGGTCCTGGTCCGGCGCAACGCGATCATCGTGTTCATGGGTGTGGAGCTGATGCTCAACGCCACCAACCTCGCCTTCGTCACCTTCGCGCGGATGCACGGGGACATCAGCGGTCAGGTGATCGCGCTGTTCGTGATGCTGGTCGCGGCCGCCGAGGTCGTGGTCGGGCTGGCGATCATCATGACCATCTTCCGGACCCGCCGCTCGGCCTCGGTCGACGACGCCAACCTGCTGAAGTACTGA
- the nuoI gene encoding NADH-quinone oxidoreductase subunit NuoI: MRRFTVADRTTGGQGAADPRDRGGWLSAIAGFGVTFMEMFRKPVTEYYPDEKVPTQPRFHGRHQLNRHPDGLEKCIGCELCAWACPADAIYVEGADNTEEERFSPGERYGRVYQINYLRCIFCGLCIEACPTRALTMTNEYELAGHTRGEMIYEKQDLLGPLLDGMLEAPHPMVPGTTERNYYQGSVTGAVDEQREWVSARRGADDEDAGERRTEVTS; this comes from the coding sequence ATGAGGAGGTTCACGGTGGCTGATCGCACCACAGGCGGCCAGGGTGCTGCCGACCCGCGCGATCGCGGGGGGTGGCTGTCCGCCATCGCCGGCTTCGGCGTCACCTTCATGGAGATGTTCCGCAAGCCGGTCACCGAGTACTACCCGGACGAGAAGGTCCCGACGCAGCCGCGATTCCACGGCCGGCATCAGCTCAACCGGCACCCGGACGGGCTGGAGAAGTGCATCGGGTGCGAGCTGTGCGCCTGGGCCTGTCCCGCGGATGCGATCTATGTCGAGGGCGCGGACAACACCGAGGAAGAGCGCTTCTCGCCGGGCGAGCGGTACGGCCGCGTCTATCAGATCAACTACCTGCGCTGCATCTTCTGCGGGCTCTGCATCGAGGCCTGCCCGACGCGGGCGCTGACCATGACCAACGAGTACGAGTTGGCCGGTCACACCCGCGGCGAGATGATCTACGAGAAGCAGGATCTGCTCGGGCCGCTGCTGGACGGCATGCTCGAGGCGCCCCACCCCATGGTGCCGGGTACCACCGAGCGCAACTACTACCAGGGCAGCGTCACCGGTGCCGTGGACGAGCAGCGTGAGTGGGTCTCGGCCCGGCGCGGTGCGGACGACGAGGACGCCGGCGAACGGCGCACGGAGGTGACCTCGTGA
- the nuoE gene encoding NADH-quinone oxidoreductase subunit NuoE has translation MSISAEARERLVADAQAIIARYPVPRSALLPMLHLVQSEEGFVSSDGIAFCAEQLDLTTAQVAAVATFYSQYKRNPNGTYTVGVCTNTLCAVMGGDAIFDELAEHLGVGHDQTTPDGAITLERVECNAACDYAPVVMVNWEFFDNQTPTTAKNLVDELRAGRDVAPTRGAAKVCSFKEVSRVLAGFPDGRANEGVQGGGPTLEGTLLAQRSNWTAPPATKEG, from the coding sequence ATGTCGATCTCAGCCGAGGCCAGGGAACGGCTCGTCGCCGATGCCCAGGCGATCATCGCCCGGTACCCGGTGCCGCGCTCGGCGCTGTTGCCGATGCTGCACCTGGTGCAGAGCGAAGAAGGCTTCGTCAGCTCCGACGGCATCGCGTTCTGCGCCGAGCAGCTCGACCTGACCACCGCGCAGGTCGCGGCCGTGGCCACCTTCTACTCCCAGTACAAGCGCAACCCCAACGGCACCTACACCGTCGGGGTGTGCACCAACACGCTGTGCGCGGTGATGGGTGGCGACGCCATCTTCGACGAACTGGCCGAGCACCTGGGCGTCGGTCACGACCAGACCACGCCGGACGGCGCGATCACCCTCGAACGGGTCGAGTGCAACGCGGCCTGCGACTACGCGCCGGTGGTGATGGTCAACTGGGAGTTCTTCGACAACCAGACGCCCACCACCGCCAAGAACCTGGTCGACGAACTGCGCGCGGGCCGCGACGTCGCGCCGACCCGCGGCGCCGCCAAGGTCTGCAGCTTCAAAGAGGTCTCCCGGGTGCTGGCCGGCTTCCCGGACGGGCGCGCGAACGAAGGGGTGCAGGGCGGCGGGCCGACGCTCGAGGGCACCCTGCTCGCCCAGCGCAGCAACTGGACGGCGCCGCCGGCCACCAAGGAGGGCTAG
- the nuoH gene encoding NADH-quinone oxidoreductase subunit NuoH: MLSAAVTAEGLTAEGPAVDFSQDNGWVVFGKALFIFVFLVVLTLLTIWGERRVVARMQSRPGPNRTGPFGLIQGLADGVKLALKEDIIPKAVDRLVFILAPIISAVTCFISFSVIPFGPEARIPFTDIVTPLQLTDLPIAVLFMLAVAAVGVYGILLAGWSSGSTYPLLGGLRSSAQVISYEIAMGLALISVFLYSGSMSTSAIVEAQANGAERFGLTMPSWFIVQLPVAFVIYVIAMVGETNRAPFDLPEAEGELVGGFHTEYSSLKFALFFLAEYVNMITVSAIATTLFLGGWRAPWPLSAIGGGMLNEGWWPMLWFIAKLLGFIFFFIWLRGTLPRLRYDQFMRFGWKVLIPVALVWIVAVSFWRAANSASVGATGVQRLVLLGIGAALLVVIFGALLTAVDRAERRDAARHVTPEDEVDPFAGGFPVPALPGQRLIRSNGRDDDELRPALAAAGEADEEVHGG, translated from the coding sequence ATGCTGAGCGCAGCGGTGACGGCGGAGGGCCTGACGGCAGAAGGTCCTGCCGTCGACTTCAGTCAGGACAACGGCTGGGTGGTGTTCGGGAAGGCGCTGTTCATCTTCGTCTTCCTGGTGGTGCTCACCCTGCTGACCATCTGGGGCGAGCGCCGCGTCGTGGCGCGGATGCAGTCGCGACCCGGCCCCAACCGCACCGGTCCGTTCGGGTTGATCCAGGGTCTGGCCGACGGGGTGAAGCTGGCTCTGAAGGAAGACATCATCCCGAAGGCGGTCGACCGGCTCGTCTTCATCCTGGCGCCGATCATCTCGGCGGTCACCTGCTTCATCTCGTTCTCGGTGATCCCGTTCGGCCCCGAGGCGCGGATCCCGTTCACCGACATCGTCACCCCGCTGCAGCTGACCGACCTGCCGATCGCCGTGCTGTTCATGCTGGCCGTCGCCGCCGTCGGCGTCTACGGCATCCTGTTGGCCGGCTGGTCGTCCGGCTCGACCTATCCGCTGCTGGGTGGGTTGCGATCCTCGGCTCAGGTGATCTCGTACGAGATCGCGATGGGGCTGGCGCTGATCAGCGTGTTCCTCTACTCCGGGTCGATGTCGACCTCGGCCATCGTCGAGGCCCAGGCGAACGGGGCCGAGCGGTTCGGGCTGACCATGCCGTCCTGGTTCATCGTGCAGTTGCCGGTGGCGTTCGTGATCTACGTGATCGCCATGGTCGGCGAGACCAACCGGGCACCGTTCGACCTGCCCGAGGCCGAGGGCGAGCTGGTCGGTGGCTTCCACACCGAGTACTCCTCGCTCAAGTTCGCCCTGTTCTTCCTCGCCGAGTACGTCAACATGATCACCGTCTCGGCGATCGCCACCACGTTGTTCCTCGGTGGCTGGCGGGCACCGTGGCCGCTGTCGGCCATCGGTGGCGGCATGTTGAACGAGGGCTGGTGGCCGATGCTCTGGTTCATCGCCAAGCTGCTCGGCTTCATCTTCTTCTTCATCTGGCTGCGCGGCACGCTGCCGCGGTTGCGCTACGACCAGTTCATGCGCTTCGGCTGGAAGGTGCTGATCCCGGTCGCGCTGGTCTGGATCGTGGCGGTCTCGTTCTGGCGTGCCGCGAACTCGGCCTCGGTGGGGGCGACCGGCGTCCAGCGGTTGGTGCTGCTCGGGATCGGTGCCGCGCTGCTGGTGGTGATCTTCGGTGCGCTGCTCACCGCGGTCGACCGCGCCGAGCGACGCGACGCCGCCCGCCATGTCACCCCGGAGGACGAGGTCGATCCGTTCGCCGGTGGCTTCCCGGTGCCGGCCCTGCCCGGCCAGCGGCTGATCCGCAGCAACGGCCGTGACGACGACGAGCTCCGGCCGGCCCTGGCCGCCGCGGGTGAGGCAGATGAGGAGGTTCACGGTGGCTGA
- a CDS encoding NADH-quinone oxidoreductase subunit B, with protein sequence MGIEEKLPSGFLLTTVEVLAGYMRKSSLWPATFGLACCAIEMMATGGPKYDLARFGMEVFRASPRQADLMIVAGRVSQKMAPVMRQIYDQMVEPKWVLSMGACASSGGMFNNYAILQGCDHIVPVDIYLPGCPPRPEMLMNAILTLHDKIQAMPLGVNRVEAARAAEEAAMAAVPTSHMKGLLR encoded by the coding sequence CGGCTTCCTGCTGACGACGGTCGAGGTGCTGGCCGGATACATGCGCAAGAGTTCGCTGTGGCCGGCAACCTTCGGTCTGGCCTGCTGTGCCATCGAGATGATGGCCACCGGTGGTCCCAAGTACGACCTGGCCCGCTTCGGCATGGAGGTCTTCCGGGCCTCGCCCCGCCAGGCCGACCTGATGATCGTCGCCGGTCGGGTGAGTCAGAAGATGGCCCCGGTGATGCGGCAGATCTACGACCAGATGGTCGAGCCCAAGTGGGTGCTGTCGATGGGCGCGTGTGCGTCGTCCGGCGGCATGTTCAACAACTACGCGATCCTGCAGGGTTGCGATCACATCGTCCCGGTCGACATCTACCTGCCGGGCTGTCCGCCGCGGCCCGAGATGTTGATGAACGCCATCCTCACGCTGCACGACAAGATCCAGGCCATGCCGCTGGGCGTGAACCGGGTCGAGGCGGCCCGGGCCGCCGAGGAGGCCGCGATGGCCGCCGTGCCCACCTCCCACATGAAGGGTCTGCTGCGGTGA
- the nuoF gene encoding NADH-quinone oxidoreductase subunit NuoF: protein MAAYERHGGYSALRKALTMDPSAVITEVKDSGLRGRGGAGFPTGMKWSFLPKPDGGPRYLVVNADESEPGTCKDIPLMLANPQALIEGVIITSYAIGCHKAFIYLRGEVVHVYRRLLNAVAEAKAKGYLGDNILGSGFDLDVVVHAGAGAYICGEETALLDSLEGRRGQPRLKPPFPAVAGLYARPTVINNVESIASVPSIVTGGSEWFKSMGTERSTGFGFFSLSGHVTRPGQYEAPLGITLRELLAMAGGVRGGHQLKFWTPGGSSTPLFTEEHLDTPLDFESVGAAGSMLGTRALQIFDETTCVVRAVERWIEFYKHESCGKCTPCREGNYWMVQVLHRLERGQGTKEDLDTLLDVCDNLLGRSFCALGDGATSPVTSSIKYFRDEYLRHVTEGGCPFDPARSALFQGANAR from the coding sequence ATGGCCGCCTACGAGCGGCACGGTGGGTATTCCGCATTGCGCAAGGCGTTGACCATGGACCCCTCCGCGGTGATCACCGAGGTGAAGGACTCCGGGCTGCGCGGTCGCGGCGGGGCCGGCTTCCCCACCGGTATGAAGTGGTCCTTCCTGCCCAAGCCCGACGGCGGACCGCGCTATCTCGTGGTCAACGCCGACGAGTCCGAGCCGGGCACCTGCAAGGACATCCCCTTGATGCTCGCCAACCCCCAGGCGCTCATCGAGGGCGTGATCATCACCAGCTACGCCATCGGGTGTCACAAGGCCTTCATCTACCTGCGCGGTGAGGTGGTGCACGTCTACCGCCGGCTGTTGAACGCGGTCGCCGAGGCGAAGGCCAAGGGTTACCTCGGCGACAACATCCTCGGCTCGGGCTTCGACCTCGACGTCGTCGTCCACGCCGGCGCCGGCGCCTACATCTGTGGTGAGGAGACCGCGCTGCTCGACTCGCTCGAGGGACGGCGCGGACAGCCGCGGCTGAAGCCGCCGTTCCCGGCCGTCGCGGGGCTGTACGCCCGCCCCACGGTGATCAACAACGTGGAGTCCATCGCCAGCGTGCCGTCGATCGTCACCGGCGGATCCGAGTGGTTCAAGTCGATGGGCACCGAGCGCTCGACCGGTTTCGGGTTCTTCTCGCTGTCCGGTCACGTCACCCGGCCCGGCCAGTACGAGGCCCCGCTGGGCATCACGCTGCGCGAGCTGCTGGCCATGGCCGGCGGGGTCCGCGGTGGGCACCAGCTGAAGTTCTGGACGCCGGGCGGCTCCTCGACGCCGCTGTTCACCGAGGAGCACCTCGACACCCCGCTGGACTTCGAGTCGGTGGGGGCCGCGGGCTCGATGCTCGGCACCCGGGCGCTGCAGATCTTCGACGAGACCACCTGCGTGGTGCGGGCGGTCGAGCGGTGGATCGAGTTCTACAAGCACGAGTCCTGCGGCAAGTGCACGCCGTGTCGCGAGGGCAACTACTGGATGGTCCAGGTGCTGCACCGGCTGGAGCGCGGCCAGGGCACCAAGGAGGACCTCGACACCCTGCTCGATGTGTGTGACAACCTGCTGGGCCGCTCGTTCTGCGCCCTCGGGGACGGCGCGACCAGCCCGGTGACGTCGTCCATCAAGTACTTCCGGGACGAGTACCTCCGCCATGTGACCGAGGGCGGTTGCCCGTTCGATCCCGCTCGGTCCGCCCTCTTCCAGGGAGCGAACGCCCGATGA
- a CDS encoding NADH-quinone oxidoreductase subunit J, whose protein sequence is MSGGETALFWVVAPLMVLGGLGLLLAKKAVHAALCMALVMICLGMVYFAQQAAFLGAVQIFVYTGAVMMLFLFVLMLVGVDSSDSLVETIRGQRLAAALLGVGLVVLLISGLAGVTFAKPVGLGDVNAEGNLGALAGDIFGAYVFAFEATGALLITAALGAMILAHRERFVPRETQREQSVRRIREGIVKAPLPAPGVFARHNAVDTPALLPDGTPSELSVSRVLTARGQMRPTSERAGEVTTVLAEIEDPFDLTPSEPDSVPEAESGSDVSGKGE, encoded by the coding sequence GTGAGCGGCGGCGAAACGGCCCTGTTCTGGGTGGTGGCACCCCTGATGGTGCTCGGCGGCCTCGGCCTGCTGCTGGCCAAGAAGGCGGTGCACGCGGCGCTCTGCATGGCCCTCGTGATGATCTGCCTGGGCATGGTCTATTTCGCGCAACAGGCGGCTTTCCTCGGGGCGGTGCAGATCTTCGTCTACACCGGCGCCGTGATGATGCTGTTCCTGTTCGTGTTGATGCTGGTCGGCGTCGACTCCTCCGATTCCCTGGTCGAGACCATCAGGGGGCAGCGGCTGGCCGCAGCCCTGCTGGGGGTGGGCCTGGTCGTGCTGCTGATCTCGGGACTGGCCGGGGTCACCTTCGCCAAGCCGGTGGGTTTGGGCGACGTCAACGCCGAGGGCAACCTCGGGGCCTTGGCCGGGGACATCTTCGGTGCGTACGTGTTCGCTTTCGAGGCCACCGGGGCGCTGCTGATCACCGCCGCTCTCGGGGCGATGATCCTGGCCCACCGCGAGCGGTTCGTGCCGCGGGAGACCCAGCGCGAGCAGTCCGTGCGCCGGATCCGCGAGGGCATCGTCAAGGCGCCGCTGCCGGCGCCCGGGGTCTTCGCCCGGCACAACGCGGTCGACACCCCGGCGCTGCTGCCCGACGGGACGCCGAGCGAGCTGTCGGTCTCGCGGGTGCTCACCGCGCGAGGTCAGATGCGCCCGACGTCCGAGCGTGCCGGCGAGGTCACCACGGTGCTCGCCGAGATCGAGGACCCGTTCGACCTGACGCCGTCCGAGCCGGACTCCGTGCCCGAGGCAGAGTCTGGGTCCGACGTCTCCGGGAAGGGTGAGTGA
- a CDS encoding NADH-quinone oxidoreductase subunit D → MSQTAQHDPVHATGGAGDEANDGDARVFNASGGDWSEIAEEAASLGEERIVVNMGPQHPSTHGVLRLILEIDGETVTEARCGIGYLHTGIEKNMEFRTWTQGVTFCTRMDYLTPLFQETAYCLGVEKLLGITDDVPERASVIRVMMMELNRVASHLVALATGGMEIGALTVMTVGFRERERVLQLFELITGLRMNHAYIRPGGLAQDIPPGALDRVRVTLPDLYRGISDIEKLSNENPIVRGRLVDVGYLDLTGCIALGITGPVLRSTGLPHDLRKSEPYCGYETYDFEVPTWDTCDAYGRLRIRIEEMKQSLRIVEQCVDRLVAMDGQPVIVGDAKIAWPAQLAVGGDGMGNSLNHIREIMGSSMEALIHHFKLVTEGFRVPAGQVYSAVESARGELACHLVSDGGTRPYRAHFRDPSFVNLQAVAAVCEGSQIADVIAAVASLDPVMGGVDR, encoded by the coding sequence ATGAGCCAGACCGCTCAGCACGACCCCGTTCACGCCACCGGCGGTGCGGGTGACGAGGCGAACGACGGCGACGCCCGGGTGTTCAACGCCTCCGGCGGCGACTGGAGCGAGATCGCCGAGGAGGCCGCGAGCCTCGGCGAGGAGCGCATCGTCGTCAACATGGGTCCGCAGCACCCCTCGACCCACGGCGTGCTCCGGCTGATCCTCGAGATCGACGGCGAGACGGTGACCGAGGCCCGCTGCGGCATCGGCTACCTGCACACCGGCATCGAGAAGAACATGGAGTTCCGCACCTGGACCCAGGGCGTGACCTTCTGCACCCGCATGGACTACCTCACCCCGCTCTTCCAGGAGACGGCGTACTGCCTCGGGGTCGAGAAGTTGCTCGGCATCACGGACGACGTCCCCGAGCGGGCCAGTGTCATCCGGGTGATGATGATGGAGCTGAACCGGGTCGCCTCGCACCTGGTGGCGCTGGCCACCGGCGGCATGGAGATCGGCGCGCTGACGGTGATGACCGTCGGGTTCCGCGAGCGCGAGCGGGTGCTGCAGCTGTTCGAGCTGATCACCGGCCTGCGCATGAACCACGCCTACATCCGCCCGGGTGGCCTGGCACAGGACATCCCGCCCGGCGCCCTCGACCGGGTCCGCGTGACGCTGCCCGACCTGTACCGCGGCATCTCCGACATCGAGAAGCTGTCGAACGAGAACCCGATCGTGCGGGGCCGCCTGGTCGATGTCGGCTACCTCGACCTGACCGGGTGCATCGCGCTGGGCATCACCGGCCCGGTGCTGCGCTCGACCGGCCTGCCGCACGACCTGCGCAAGTCGGAGCCGTACTGCGGCTACGAGACCTACGACTTCGAGGTGCCGACCTGGGACACCTGTGACGCCTACGGCCGGCTGCGGATCCGCATCGAGGAGATGAAGCAGTCGCTGCGGATCGTCGAGCAGTGTGTCGACCGGTTGGTGGCGATGGACGGTCAGCCGGTGATAGTCGGCGACGCGAAGATCGCCTGGCCGGCGCAGCTCGCCGTCGGCGGCGACGGGATGGGCAACAGCCTCAACCACATCCGCGAGATCATGGGCAGCTCCATGGAGGCCCTGATCCACCACTTCAAGCTGGTCACCGAGGGCTTCCGGGTGCCGGCCGGTCAGGTGTACTCGGCGGTCGAGTCGGCCCGCGGCGAGCTCGCCTGTCACCTGGTCTCGGATGGCGGCACCCGGCCGTACCGGGCGCACTTCCGTGACCCGTCGTTCGTCAACCTGCAGGCCGTGGCCGCCGTGTGCGAGGGATCGCAGATCGCCGACGTGATCGCCGCCGTGGCCTCTCTGGACCCCGTCATGGGAGGCGTGGACCGCTGA
- a CDS encoding NADH-quinone oxidoreductase subunit G: MTVTANSSGQPQAAAPDLVTLTIDDAQVSVPKGTLIIRAAEQLGIAIPRFCDHPALAPAGACRQCLVEVATPGPDGTLRPMPKPQASCAMECSPGMVVRTQQTSPVAEKAQRGIMEFLLVNHPLDCPVCDKGGECPLQNQALANGRSESRFVDVKRTFAKPIRISTQVLLDRERCILCQRCTRFSEEIAGDPFIDLQMRGANQQIGTFSPEVLGFTTTGDAAITESGQPFASYFSGNTVQICPVGALTGAAYRFRARPFDLVSSAGVCEHCASGCALRVDHRRGAVTRRLALEDPAVNEDWNCDKGRWAFTWTTAPDRLEHPMVRDDETGELRVASWPEALDVAARGLAAAAANGGVGVLVGGRVTVEDAYAYGKFARVAMHTNDIDMRARPHSVEEAHFLAHAVAGRAMGPTYRELETAPAVLLLGFEPEEESPIVFLRLRKAATTRAGAKLAVFSVAPWASRGLTKLNGRLVMSAPGTETEVISAIAGAGQAAGAEVPQAVADAGQALRSLGAVILVGERLAAVPGALTAALDLAKATGARLAWVPRRAGERGAVEAGALPNLMPGGRPVNDPTARVDLAAAWGVDGLPTTVGRDTTGIVTAAARGELAGLVVGGVDPRDLPRPDLARKALDTVGFLVSLEVRSSEVTQRADVVLPVAPVTEKAGTFVNWEGRWRPFEPALPGNALADFRVLEMVADAMGVVLGLRSIEQVRSEIASLDTWDGLHAPSPMAPAGTPPAPAAGTAALATWALLLDAGRGQDGEAHLAGTAHRAVARMSAATAAEAGVSDGGDVIVSTDAGWITVPVVITEMPDRVVWLPTNSPGCTVRADLGADTGAVVSLRPVAATAGTGEQA; this comes from the coding sequence ATGACCGTGACTGCCAACTCCTCCGGTCAGCCGCAGGCAGCAGCGCCGGACCTGGTCACGCTGACCATCGACGACGCCCAGGTGAGCGTGCCCAAGGGCACGCTGATCATCCGGGCCGCCGAGCAGCTGGGGATCGCCATCCCGCGGTTCTGCGACCACCCGGCCCTCGCCCCGGCCGGCGCCTGCCGCCAGTGCCTGGTCGAAGTGGCCACCCCCGGCCCGGACGGCACGTTGCGTCCGATGCCCAAGCCGCAGGCATCCTGCGCCATGGAGTGCTCACCCGGCATGGTGGTGCGTACCCAGCAGACCTCGCCGGTGGCCGAGAAGGCGCAGCGCGGGATCATGGAGTTCCTGCTGGTCAACCACCCGCTGGACTGCCCGGTCTGTGACAAGGGCGGCGAGTGCCCGTTGCAGAACCAGGCGCTGGCCAACGGGCGCAGCGAGTCCCGGTTCGTCGACGTCAAGCGCACCTTCGCCAAGCCGATCCGGATCTCGACCCAGGTGCTGCTCGACCGCGAGCGGTGCATCCTGTGTCAGCGCTGCACGCGGTTCTCGGAGGAGATCGCCGGCGACCCGTTCATCGACCTGCAGATGCGCGGCGCGAACCAGCAGATCGGGACCTTCTCGCCCGAGGTGCTGGGCTTCACCACCACCGGCGATGCGGCCATCACCGAGAGCGGCCAGCCGTTCGCCAGCTACTTCTCGGGCAACACGGTGCAGATCTGCCCCGTGGGTGCCCTCACCGGCGCCGCCTATCGGTTCCGGGCACGGCCGTTCGACCTGGTCTCCTCGGCCGGCGTGTGCGAGCACTGCGCCAGCGGGTGCGCGTTGCGGGTCGACCACCGGCGGGGCGCCGTGACCCGCCGCCTCGCCCTCGAGGACCCCGCGGTCAACGAGGACTGGAACTGCGACAAGGGCCGCTGGGCCTTCACTTGGACCACCGCTCCGGACCGGCTCGAGCACCCGATGGTGCGCGACGACGAGACCGGCGAGCTGCGGGTCGCCTCCTGGCCGGAGGCGCTGGACGTCGCCGCCCGGGGACTGGCCGCGGCGGCCGCGAACGGCGGGGTCGGCGTCCTGGTGGGTGGTCGGGTGACCGTCGAGGACGCCTACGCCTACGGCAAGTTCGCCCGGGTTGCGATGCACACCAACGACATCGACATGCGGGCCCGCCCGCACTCGGTCGAGGAGGCGCACTTCCTGGCGCACGCCGTGGCCGGCCGGGCGATGGGCCCGACCTACCGCGAACTCGAGACCGCCCCGGCCGTGCTGCTGCTCGGGTTCGAGCCCGAGGAGGAGTCGCCGATCGTCTTCCTGCGGCTGCGCAAGGCGGCGACCACGCGTGCCGGCGCCAAGCTCGCGGTGTTCTCGGTGGCGCCCTGGGCGAGCCGGGGGCTGACCAAGCTGAACGGACGGCTGGTGATGTCGGCGCCGGGCACCGAGACCGAGGTGATCTCGGCGATCGCCGGTGCCGGTCAGGCGGCCGGAGCCGAGGTGCCGCAGGCGGTCGCGGACGCCGGACAGGCGTTGCGCAGCCTGGGCGCGGTGATCCTGGTGGGCGAGCGGCTGGCCGCCGTCCCCGGGGCGTTGACCGCGGCCCTCGACCTGGCCAAGGCGACCGGGGCGCGACTGGCCTGGGTGCCGCGTCGTGCCGGGGAGCGTGGCGCGGTCGAGGCCGGTGCGCTGCCGAACCTGATGCCCGGTGGCCGTCCGGTGAACGACCCGACCGCGCGCGTCGACCTGGCCGCGGCCTGGGGGGTCGACGGGCTGCCGACCACGGTCGGGCGCGACACCACCGGGATCGTCACCGCCGCCGCCCGTGGTGAGCTGGCCGGCCTGGTGGTCGGCGGTGTCGACCCCCGCGACCTGCCCCGCCCCGATCTGGCCCGCAAGGCGCTGGACACGGTCGGCTTCCTGGTCAGCCTCGAGGTGCGCAGCAGCGAGGTGACCCAGCGCGCCGACGTGGTGTTGCCGGTGGCGCCGGTCACCGAGAAGGCGGGCACCTTCGTGAACTGGGAGGGCCGGTGGCGGCCGTTCGAGCCCGCGCTGCCCGGCAACGCCCTGGCCGACTTCCGGGTGCTCGAGATGGTGGCCGACGCGATGGGCGTCGTCCTCGGGTTGCGCAGCATCGAGCAGGTACGCAGCGAGATCGCCTCGCTGGACACCTGGGACGGCCTGCACGCGCCGTCCCCGATGGCTCCGGCAGGCACCCCGCCGGCCCCGGCCGCCGGGACCGCGGCGCTGGCCACCTGGGCACTGCTGCTGGACGCGGGCCGCGGCCAGGACGGCGAGGCGCACCTGGCCGGTACCGCCCACCGGGCCGTGGCGCGGATGTCCGCCGCCACTGCCGCCGAGGCGGGCGTGAGCGACGGAGGCGATGTCATCGTCTCGACCGATGCAGGGTGGATCACCGTGCCGGTGGTGATCACCGAGATGCCGGACCGGGTGGTGTGGTTGCCGACCAACTCGCCCGGCTGCACCGTGCGGGCCGACCTGGGCGCCGACACCGGCGCCGTGGTGTCCCTTCGACCAGTGGCCGCGACCGCGGGGACGGGTGAGCAGGCATGA